The sequence ACCCCGGAACTCGCCGAACGGGTTCTCAACGAGTACGGTGATCCGGGTGACGGAGCGTCTGATGACCCGCCATCGTCCGACCCGGCGGAGGGTCAGCCAGCAGAGGAGTCCCCGGAATCGGAGGAACCAACGGTCGACACCGACCCGGAGGGAGAGGCGAGTGTGGACGGACCGGTGGACGACGAACCTCCGGAGGGGGAGGCGAGTGTGGACGAACCGGTGGACGACGAACCCCCGGAGGACGACGCGGAACCCGAGTCTTCCGGCGAGACACCGGAACCCACCGGCCCCGACTCGGCGACACCGCCGCCGGACGAGTTCGACATCGACGCACTCTCCCGACAGGAGCGGGAGACGCTCCTCGCGATCCGGGCGGATCCGTCGGCGACGCAGCGTGAGATCGCGGAGGTGCTCGGCGTTTCCCGGGCCACTGTGAGTAACCGGATCCGCGGGATCGACGGACTGGAGTGGGACGATCGGCAGGGCTTCGTCCGCAACGTGTTTGACGAACTGGACGACGCCGAACTGTCGGGGGAGCACACGGGGGATGGCCTCCCCGGAGCGAGTCCGGCCGGCCCGGCCGCCGACGCGTCGCCGTCGGCCGACGAGCGGGGGCTGATCACGGACGGCACCTCCTCGGCCGTGTCGAGCCGCGGGACCGATACCGACGATCGGTCACAGCCGACGG comes from Halobellus ruber and encodes:
- a CDS encoding winged helix-turn-helix domain-containing protein; translation: MTETETDSPGPRSIRQRRILDLAAENPNASFADLAERVPSATPELAERVLNEYGDPGDGASDDPPSSDPAEGQPAEESPESEEPTVDTDPEGEASVDGPVDDEPPEGEASVDEPVDDEPPEDDAEPESSGETPEPTGPDSATPPPDEFDIDALSRQERETLLAIRADPSATQREIAEVLGVSRATVSNRIRGIDGLEWDDRQGFVRNVFDELDDAELSGEHTGDGLPGASPAGPAADASPSADERGLITDGTSSAVSSRGTDTDDRSQPTVGGSASADAILDRLNEVSERVAAVEDRLDEVADASGTSGGSSTPESVFEDPELVHKIVRACVTDDAVSEEEELRIIRELVT